The genomic stretch GGCGATCGTGGGAATGTCGAGACTGCGTACGCTGAGGAACTTGGGGTAGAACACGCGCATCTTCGCGCGGATGTCGGGAACGCTCGCCCCGGGACCGGGATTGATCCACGACAGGTCTCCCCCGGCGCAAAAGGCAGATCCTGCTCCTGTAAGAACCAGCGCGCGCGCGCCGGCGTCGGCTCGGACCGACTCGACGGCCGCGACGAATGCGTCGGTCAGCGCCGGGTCCATCGCGTTGCGACTCTTCGGACGATTCAGGATGAGCGTGACGACTCCCCCGTCGCGTTCGACGAGAACCGGTTCCGAAGACATACGTGCTCCCTCTCTCTCGAAGACCGCGAAAGCATACCGGTGCACCGAGGATGTAACGCCGGACACGTCACCGCAGTCTCACGGTCAGAACAAGGAGGAGGTGAGAAGATGTATCACTTTGCAATCGTCGCAATGCTGGGTCTTGCTTGTTGGAAGTTCGTCGGGATGCTCCTCGGACTGATGAAGCAGGAAATGGACGGCTCCGTCAGGGCCTTTGTCACGTTGGGCACCGGCGTGCTCTTCGCCGAGATCCTGGGCTACTCAGTGTTCGCCGGATGGGGAGCGACCTTCCGCAGCGACTGGATGGGACCGGTCTTCACGGGACTCACCATCGGAGCGCTCGCCTACGTCTGGCATCACATGCTCGGGGTGTTGGAAGCGTACGGGCGCCGCAGCCGCGACCAAGCTCGCGAGATCGAGCAGCGCATTCCGCGCGCCGCGTGAGCTACAAGCGGACTGTTACCCGAAAGGGCCGGAGTTCCCCGCCGGCCCTTTCGTCTTTCACTCGCCGAGGTAGATGAACCCGTAACCCTCGTCGCGGAAGGGAATGCCGGCGCGCGCCAGCGCTTCGTCGAAGTCCCCTTTGCATTCGGGATCGGTTTCCTCCATCCCGTGATCGGCAAGCACTACGAATGCCGTCTCGCCGTTGCCCCAGTCGAGCGCGTCCAGAATCCGAGCGATCCGGCGGTCGGTATCACGAAGTCCGGCGCGCGCGATCTCCGAATACGGTCCACCTGCGTGCGCCGCCGCGTCCGGAAGAATGAGGTTGATCCACATCACGCGCGGACGCGGGTTGCCCGCGACTCCCAACCACACATCGATGGCCTGGCGAACCGCGATGTGATCGGCAGAGCTTGCCCACGCGTATCCGCCGGGAGTCGCCGCAAACATCTCGGTGGTGTCGGGCAGCCCGCGCGCGTCGGGCAGCGCTCCCGCGATCCCGCCGACCCCGGCGGCACGCACCAAATCGAACGTTGCGTACCCCGCGCCGCGATCGCAAGGTTCGTTCACCGCGGCGGTGAATCCGCCGCCGGAGCGAGCAACGGCCTCGAACAACGTTTCGACGTCCGCGCGGATCTCCTCGCGCGCCTGGTGCCAGGTCGCCGGCTCGTTCGCTTTGATCTGCCGGCGGGCCGCTCTGTCGAAGTAGTAGTTGTGCAAGATGCCGTGGCGCCCTGGGTGCGCACCGGTGAGCGCCGTCGTGTGGTTGGCGAGCGTGACGCTGGGAAACGACGAGATGCATCCGTGCCCGTACGTCGTTCCCTCGGACATCAGACGTGCGATGCACGGCAATTCACCCGCGTCGGCCATGGCGTAAAGCACGTTCGCGTTCGTCCCGTCACACAGAAACGCCACGACGTTCTTGGCGAACGCATCGGGGTCCAGCGCCTCCTCGAGCACTCGCCCCTCTTGCGCGCGCAGCAGCCGGCCATCGGACGCGGCGTGAACGCCGGCGAGGCGAGCCAGAGTGGGAGCGATGTCCACCATGCGTGCACTGCGCTCGAGACGCCCGAGCCTTCCCAGCCCGGCACCGGCAAGGATCAGCGGTGCGCGCGACTGCACCAGATCCAGCGATCCGTGCTCTCCACGGTGACCACCGCGCTCCTCCCAGTTGTGCGCGGGCGCGTGCAGCACCACGAGGTCCGGCGCGCGCGGATCCTCGAAGAGCTGGCCGATCCGGTCATAGGCGTCGGGGTAGTGATTCGTGTGCGACGGCGGTCGAACGTGCGCGATCTCGCGCTCCAACGGACGGAAGGCCCCTGCGTCCTGGCGCTCCAAAGGATTGCGGTTGCGCGCCCACTCGATGGTCCCGTCGCGGCGCGCCGACACCGAGCCTTCGCGTGTGTGCGCCTCAAACCTCCCATCGCCGCGCACAAGGACCATGTCCACTACGTGCGCGAGCGCGTCGCCCAGCAGCACGGCCGACGCGTCGTCCGCAAGCGAGTCCGAGTGCACGGTGAGGGACTATACTCGCGCCGTGCGCGCGCGCCGGGTTCTTCACATCGTGCCTCACACGCACTGGGATCGCGAGTGGTACGAGCCCTTCGAGGGATACCGGTTCCTTCTCGTCAAGACGCTGGACCGGCTGCTGGATCTACTTGACTCCGATCCCGCTTTCTCGCATTTCAACTTCGACGGCCAAACTGCCGCGATCGAGGATTACCTCGAAGTGCGCCCCGAGGCGCAAGAGCGCATCCGAGCCGCGGTTCAAAACGGACGCATCGCGATGGGTCCCTGGCGAATCCTGATGGACGAATTCTTGTGCTCTGCCGAGACCATCGTGCGAAACCTTCAACAAGGCGTCGCGTCCTGCGCGCGGTTCGGCCGGCACATGCGCGTCGGCTACATCCCGGATTCCTTCGGACACATCGCGCAGATGCCCCAGATCCTGCAACTCGCGGGACTCACCGACGCGGTGGTCTGGCGCGGTGTGCCGCGAGCAGTCGACCGAACCTCGTTTTGGTGGGTGGCTCCCGACGGCTCCCGAGTTCGCACGGCGTACCTGGCAACGTCGTACTCAAACGCGGCGACGCTGCCCGATCGAGTCGAGGATCTGCTCGTGCGCGCGCGCCGTATCGCGGACGACCTCGAGCCATTCCGACCCGGAGATGTTCTACTCGCTATGAACGGCAGCGATCACCGCCCGCCGCAGCCGCACTTGCCCGCCGCCATGGCCGCAGCCAATGCGGCGCAGGACGAGTTCAAGCTGCGCGTCGGATCCGTGGAGGAATACCTGCGCGCGCTGCCTGCGCCGGACGACCTGCCTGTGTGGCGCGGCGAGTTGCGCTCGGGGGCGCGCGCCAATCTGCTCATGGGAGTCGCCGGAGTGCGGGTGCCGCTCAAGCAAGCGGAGTTCACCGCGTCGGCACTGCTGGAGCGCTACGCAGAACCCCTGCAAGCGCTCGCAGGCTCGGACACGGGGCGACTGCTCGAGCGCGCATGGCGCTGGATGGTTGAGAACTCCGCTCACGACTCGATCTGCGGCTGCGGCATCGACGCCGTCGCCGACCAGGTGCTTGCGCGCTATCAGGAAGCCACGCGCGTCTCCGACCTCGTTGCGGCCGACTCGCTAAAGCAGCTCGGCGCGCGCCTCGACACTGCCTCGCTGCCGCAGGGACGCGAGGCAGCGATCGTGTTCAACCCATCTGCGCGGCCGCGATCGGGAGGCGCCGTCGAGGTCACGCTTACCGCCCCCGGAGAGCCGGGCGCACTTGCGTTTCGCGCCGCCGACGGTTCACTTGCGCCGGCGCAAGTCCTGGCAACCCAGGAGCGCATCGTCGTCGACATGACGTTGCGGGGCACCCAACTCGCGCGGATCGTTCCAACCATCCACTCACGACAGATCAGCGAGCTGTGGGTGAACAGCGTGACCGTCGAGCCGGGCTCGCCGGCGATCGTACGCATGCGTCTGTCTCCGGTTCCCGAGGGCGAATTCGACGTCGAAGCGGCAAAGCGAGCCGTCGAGGGACTCGCGCGCCGCCGGCCGAAGGCGAAGTTCCGCGTCTTGGGCGTGGGGCCACCGCTGTGCCGCGCGCTCGTGCGCCTTCCCGAAGTAGGCGGCCTCGGTTGGACCTTGCTCGAGCCGGTCTCGGCGCGCGACATCCCCGGCCCCGCCGCGCGCGCGGACGGGCACGTGCTGGACAACGGCATCTTGCGCGCCGAGGTCGGCGCCGACGGGCGGGTCGCGCTCACTCGCCTTGCCGACGGGTTCCGCTACGAGGAACTCCTGGGCATCGAAGAAAGCGGGGACGCCGGCGACGAATACAACTACTCGCCGCCGGAGCAAGACCTCGTCGTCACCGAACCGTCCGGACCGGTCGTCATCGACGAAGTCTCGGCCGGACCGGTCGAGGCAGCGCTGCGCTTCACGCGCACCTACCGCGTGCCGGCGGGACTCACCGGCGGCGGCCGCGCGCGCGCACGCCGAATGATCCCCATGCGCGTACATACCGAGATCGCATTGCGCGCCGGCGAGGCGTTCCTGCGCGCCCGCATCGACCTCGAAAACGGCGCGACCGACCACCGCGTCCGCGTCATCGTCCCGTTGCCGTTCACCACCGAGCACTCGTGGGCCGACGGCGCCTTCGACGTCGTAGAGCGCAAACTGCTTGCCGAGGGCGGCGATCACGAGTTCGGCCTGCCGACGTTCCCTTGCAGGCGATGGGTGGACGTCGGCGACGGGACGAACGGCCTGGCGATCTTTCACCGCGGCACACCCGAATACGAGGTTCCGGAAGGACGCACTGTGGCCGTCACGCTACTGCGCGGAGTTGGGTGGCTTTCTCGACAGGGAATGGCATACCGCGCAGGGCCCGCCGGTCCGATGCTGCAGACCCCCGGCGCCCAACTAATCGGAGATCACCGCTTCGAGTTGGCGCTGTATCCACATACCGGCGACCGGCGCGCCGCGAACGTGCACGACGTGTCCGAGACCTACGCGTACCCTGCGAGGGCAACGATCGTGCGCGCACACTCCGGTGCGCTCCCCGCCCAAGGTTCAGGCCTTCAAATCGAACCGGCGAGCGTTCAGCTTTCCGCGCTGGTTCGCGAGAACGGCTCACTTGCGTGCCGGATCTACAACGCCTCCGCCGAACCGGCGCGCGCGCGCATCACGTTCGGCCCGGTGCTCCAAGTGCGAGACGCATCGCTCGTGGGACTGCTCGGGGACGTGCGCGCGCCCGTTGAGGTGGAAGGCAACACGGCGGCAGTTGACCTGCGCGCGTGGGAAATCGCAACCCTGCGTCTGACCTGAGCGACCGACCGGCGCTCAAACGAACAGCCGCGCTACATGATGATGAGCTTGCTCCCGAACCTAGCGAGCGCGCGCATCACAGTCCGATACAGCGGAGGAACCGTCGCGCGGCCGACTGCTGCAACCCCCATGTAACGCGGAGCCGACACCTCCCACGATCCGCGCGCGGCGGCCCGGCGCGCGATCCGCACGACCGAATCGGCGCGCGCCAGAAGCAGGCCGGGCAGATGCGCGTGCGGGAACGTCGCGGTCCGCACCGGTCCCGGATTGACCGTCACAACGCGCACTCCACGCCGGGAAACCTCGGCGGCGAGGGATTCGAAGAAGCCGACCATCGCGAACTTGCTCGCCGAATACGCCGCGGCCTCCGGCAATCCAACACGTCCCGCTACCGAGGCCACGTTGATGATCGTCCCGCTCCCCCGCTCCAGCATCCCCGGAAGGATCGCCTTCGTTGCGCAAACCGCACCGAGGTAGTTCACGGTCATCACTCGCTCGATCCGGTCGATGTCCAGATCGGTCACCGCCCCGCCGCCGGCCATACCTGCGTTGTTCACAAGCACGTCCACAGAGCCCATTCGCTCCAGCGCCGCGCTCATGGCCTTCTCGACCTCGGTCCGGTCACCAATATCGGCCTGGAACACGTGGGCGCGCCCCCCGGCTGCCTCGACCTCAGCGGCGACGACCTCCAGCCGGTCCCGGCCTCGCGCGACCAGCGCAACCTCGGCTCCCGCGCGCGCGTACTGCAGCGCGAACGCGCGCCCGATCCCTGCAGATGCTCCCGTCACCACAACGTTCATACGACCTCCCCGCAGACATCTCGGCTCTTTCCGGTTCATCGTCCCCACCCGGGAGGAATAGGACCTCCGGTGGCAGAATAGGCTCTTTCATGTCCCCCACGCTCCGAACTCGCTTCGCGGCGTGCCCAAGCCCTCGACGGCCGGCACGATCCGTGGCGCTTCTCGCGTTGCTCGCGTTGGCCGGGTGCGGGGCTGCCCGGGTGGACGAGCCCGGCCCGGCACTGCGGATTCCCGCCGCGCGGATCGCGGCGCCGGCGGCTGTGTCGAAGGCCACGACCGTACGGCCGGCCCAAGCAGTTGCCCCATCGCTCGTCGGCGCGGACAAGACCGGAACCGTTCTGGACGAAGCGCGGCTTCACCAATACTTCGGCTCGTTCTCGGTTGCGCGCGGCCCGGACGGCACCGTCGCCCCCGATGCACGGTGGGTGCGCGCGGCCATCGCCGACTGGCGTGTCCCCGTGCTCGGGACGGTCCGCTGCCACCGCAACATTCTCCCGCAGCTCTACTACGCGATGCGAGAGATTCAGCAACGCGGACTGGCCCCGCTCATCCGTTCGTACGACGGATGCTACGTGCCTCGATTCCAGCGCCTGGACGACACCGTGCTGTCGGCCCACACCTGGGGCATCGCGATCGACATCAACGCTTCGCAGATCCCCCAGGGAGAAGAGCCTGCAATGGACCCGCGTGTCGTTTCCATCATGCAGCGATGGGGTTTCGCTTGGGGCGGGAACTTCGACATCCCCGACGGGATGCACTTCGAGTTCGCACGTTTCCCGCGCGCCTGAGGCGGATCTACTCCTCGCGACGGCGCGCGCGGCGCTGATCCATGAATGCGACAAGACGACGTCCCTCGTCGGTCGACGTGACGGCGTCGATCAGCGCCCGCACCGCATCCGCCGCGGCACCGACCGCATCCTCGGGTCCCGCAAGACGAATCAAAACGTCCTCTGCACGCGGATACGACCCGATCGCAACGCTGGGGTAGTCGGCCTGGATCCGCGACAGCGTCTCCGCCAAGGCCGATTCCGGAAACCAATGCACTATCTCTTCTCGATGCACGCGTTCGCCGGTGCCTTCGAGAAAACGCGGCTCGACCGCTTCGCGAAATACGGTCTGCAATTCACGGGGTGGACCCGGCAGAACGACGATGCGCGCGCGCGCATCGTCGATGACGACGGCGGGAGTGACGCCCAGCGAGCACACCAGAGCCTCCGCGCCGCGAGGCGCCAGCGCCATCTTCCGAAGTCCCGCGGCTCCCAGCGCCTCAGCGAATCCCGCCGTGCCGGCGCGCGCGATGAGTTCCTCCAAGCGCGCCGCAAGCGGCTCACACGGAACAAGATCAGCACCGAGCGCCGCTGCGACTCCCTCCATCGTGCGATCGTCGTGCGTCGGTCCGAGCCCACCGCACACGAACACAATGCCGGCCGACCCCGCCAGTTCCCTGCCGATCTCGGCCGCGATGTGCCCGGGGTCGTCCCCGATGACGACCGCCCGGCACAAGCGATGCCCGTGCAGGACCAGCCGCGTCGCGATGAAGTGCGTGTTGGCGTCGTGGACGTGACCCGACAGTATCTCGTCCCCGACGACGACCACCGCTGCATCCATGCGCCCAGTAGATAGCATGTACTCCAGGAGGAACGCATGATTGTTCGCTGTGGACGCTGTCGGATTGAACTGGAAGTCGCAGGCCCGGGC from Actinomycetota bacterium encodes the following:
- a CDS encoding alkaline phosphatase family protein, translated to MHSDSLADDASAVLLGDALAHVVDMVLVRGDGRFEAHTREGSVSARRDGTIEWARNRNPLERQDAGAFRPLEREIAHVRPPSHTNHYPDAYDRIGQLFEDPRAPDLVVLHAPAHNWEERGGHRGEHGSLDLVQSRAPLILAGAGLGRLGRLERSARMVDIAPTLARLAGVHAASDGRLLRAQEGRVLEEALDPDAFAKNVVAFLCDGTNANVLYAMADAGELPCIARLMSEGTTYGHGCISSFPSVTLANHTTALTGAHPGRHGILHNYYFDRAARRQIKANEPATWHQAREEIRADVETLFEAVARSGGGFTAAVNEPCDRGAGYATFDLVRAAGVGGIAGALPDARGLPDTTEMFAATPGGYAWASSADHIAVRQAIDVWLGVAGNPRPRVMWINLILPDAAAHAGGPYSEIARAGLRDTDRRIARILDALDWGNGETAFVVLADHGMEETDPECKGDFDEALARAGIPFRDEGYGFIYLGE
- a CDS encoding M15 family metallopeptidase, whose translation is MALLALLALAGCGAARVDEPGPALRIPAARIAAPAAVSKATTVRPAQAVAPSLVGADKTGTVLDEARLHQYFGSFSVARGPDGTVAPDARWVRAAIADWRVPVLGTVRCHRNILPQLYYAMREIQQRGLAPLIRSYDGCYVPRFQRLDDTVLSAHTWGIAIDINASQIPQGEEPAMDPRVVSIMQRWGFAWGGNFDIPDGMHFEFARFPRA
- a CDS encoding molybdopterin-binding protein, which codes for MDAAVVVVGDEILSGHVHDANTHFIATRLVLHGHRLCRAVVIGDDPGHIAAEIGRELAGSAGIVFVCGGLGPTHDDRTMEGVAAALGADLVPCEPLAARLEELIARAGTAGFAEALGAAGLRKMALAPRGAEALVCSLGVTPAVVIDDARARIVVLPGPPRELQTVFREAVEPRFLEGTGERVHREEIVHWFPESALAETLSRIQADYPSVAIGSYPRAEDVLIRLAGPEDAVGAAADAVRALIDAVTSTDEGRRLVAFMDQRRARRREE
- a CDS encoding SDR family NAD(P)-dependent oxidoreductase, yielding MNVVVTGASAGIGRAFALQYARAGAEVALVARGRDRLEVVAAEVEAAGGRAHVFQADIGDRTEVEKAMSAALERMGSVDVLVNNAGMAGGGAVTDLDIDRIERVMTVNYLGAVCATKAILPGMLERGSGTIINVASVAGRVGLPEAAAYSASKFAMVGFFESLAAEVSRRGVRVVTVNPGPVRTATFPHAHLPGLLLARADSVVRIARRAAARGSWEVSAPRYMGVAAVGRATVPPLYRTVMRALARFGSKLIIM
- a CDS encoding glycoside hydrolase family 38 C-terminal domain-containing protein codes for the protein MRDYTRAVRARRVLHIVPHTHWDREWYEPFEGYRFLLVKTLDRLLDLLDSDPAFSHFNFDGQTAAIEDYLEVRPEAQERIRAAVQNGRIAMGPWRILMDEFLCSAETIVRNLQQGVASCARFGRHMRVGYIPDSFGHIAQMPQILQLAGLTDAVVWRGVPRAVDRTSFWWVAPDGSRVRTAYLATSYSNAATLPDRVEDLLVRARRIADDLEPFRPGDVLLAMNGSDHRPPQPHLPAAMAAANAAQDEFKLRVGSVEEYLRALPAPDDLPVWRGELRSGARANLLMGVAGVRVPLKQAEFTASALLERYAEPLQALAGSDTGRLLERAWRWMVENSAHDSICGCGIDAVADQVLARYQEATRVSDLVAADSLKQLGARLDTASLPQGREAAIVFNPSARPRSGGAVEVTLTAPGEPGALAFRAADGSLAPAQVLATQERIVVDMTLRGTQLARIVPTIHSRQISELWVNSVTVEPGSPAIVRMRLSPVPEGEFDVEAAKRAVEGLARRRPKAKFRVLGVGPPLCRALVRLPEVGGLGWTLLEPVSARDIPGPAARADGHVLDNGILRAEVGADGRVALTRLADGFRYEELLGIEESGDAGDEYNYSPPEQDLVVTEPSGPVVIDEVSAGPVEAALRFTRTYRVPAGLTGGGRARARRMIPMRVHTEIALRAGEAFLRARIDLENGATDHRVRVIVPLPFTTEHSWADGAFDVVERKLLAEGGDHEFGLPTFPCRRWVDVGDGTNGLAIFHRGTPEYEVPEGRTVAVTLLRGVGWLSRQGMAYRAGPAGPMLQTPGAQLIGDHRFELALYPHTGDRRAANVHDVSETYAYPARATIVRAHSGALPAQGSGLQIEPASVQLSALVRENGSLACRIYNASAEPARARITFGPVLQVRDASLVGLLGDVRAPVEVEGNTAAVDLRAWEIATLRLT